One window of the Sphaerochaeta associata genome contains the following:
- a CDS encoding DUF2200 domain-containing protein, giving the protein MATHRVYAMSVSAVYPLYLQKAEKKGRTKEEVDTIICWLTGYSQEQLDELLSNQTTFETFIKESPSPNPARSKITGSVCGVRLDQIEDPIMKEIRYLDKLIDELAKGKAMEKILRV; this is encoded by the coding sequence ATGGCAACACATCGAGTCTATGCAATGAGCGTTTCAGCTGTCTATCCATTGTATCTCCAAAAAGCGGAGAAAAAGGGTCGGACAAAAGAGGAAGTGGACACCATCATCTGCTGGTTGACCGGCTACTCACAGGAACAGTTGGATGAGTTGCTGTCAAACCAGACAACCTTCGAGACCTTCATCAAGGAGAGTCCGTCCCCCAACCCTGCAAGAAGCAAAATCACCGGTTCGGTCTGCGGGGTACGCCTCGATCAGATAGAAGATCCGATCATGAAAGAAATCCGCTACCTGGACAAGCTCATCGATGAGCTTGCCAAGGGGAAGGCGATGGAGAAGATCTTACGAGTGTAA
- a CDS encoding MFS transporter: protein MQALRWKSQFFTIWTGQAVSLITSAILQMAIILYLTETTGSALILSLASLVGFLPYAVLGPFIGVLVDRYNRKHIMILSDLVIALAAAILALAALSGELPVWLVMVILFVRSVGTAFHTPSLSAVTPLLVPQDMLAKCAGYSQAIQSVSLLLSPALAAFLYMAWNLTAVIALDVAGAVIASLTVAWVKIPGLTKPQQTEPLHFFKEMKEGFLALRSNKGLFALLWIGFLFTFIYMPINALFPLMSMEHFEGTAFHVSVVEIAFALGMLAGGLALGALGALKNRYLMIAASIALIGLGLAVSGLLPPSGFLLFAASCLVMGFAAPFYAGVQTALVQEKIQPQYLGRVFSLLGSVQGLAMPLGLILSGMFADGIGVSRWFLVSGMLLLSVAMLAFMLPAMRKLE from the coding sequence ATGCAAGCACTTCGTTGGAAGTCGCAATTTTTTACTATTTGGACAGGCCAGGCTGTCTCACTTATAACCAGTGCCATTCTTCAGATGGCAATCATTCTTTATCTTACTGAAACCACAGGGTCGGCTTTGATTTTGTCGCTTGCCTCCTTGGTCGGTTTCCTGCCCTATGCTGTGTTGGGTCCTTTCATCGGTGTGCTCGTCGACCGATATAATCGCAAGCACATCATGATTCTCTCAGACTTGGTTATTGCTCTTGCTGCCGCTATTCTCGCCTTGGCGGCACTCTCAGGGGAACTGCCGGTATGGCTGGTAATGGTCATCCTCTTTGTACGTAGTGTCGGTACGGCATTTCATACACCATCGCTTTCTGCTGTTACTCCGCTTCTGGTGCCTCAGGACATGCTTGCCAAATGCGCCGGCTACAGCCAGGCAATCCAATCGGTCAGCCTGTTGCTCAGCCCGGCATTGGCGGCATTCCTGTATATGGCTTGGAATCTGACTGCAGTAATCGCCTTGGATGTCGCAGGTGCCGTAATCGCAAGCCTTACTGTGGCTTGGGTGAAAATTCCTGGCCTGACGAAGCCGCAACAGACAGAACCGCTTCATTTCTTCAAGGAGATGAAGGAGGGTTTCCTAGCCCTTAGAAGCAACAAAGGGCTTTTTGCCCTGCTTTGGATCGGCTTCCTATTCACCTTCATATACATGCCCATCAACGCACTTTTCCCGCTGATGAGCATGGAGCACTTCGAAGGAACTGCATTCCATGTATCTGTTGTTGAGATTGCCTTTGCTTTAGGAATGCTTGCAGGAGGCTTGGCATTGGGGGCTTTGGGAGCGTTGAAGAATCGCTACCTTATGATTGCAGCCTCCATCGCTCTCATAGGGCTTGGTTTGGCTGTCTCGGGGCTGCTTCCTCCCTCTGGTTTCCTCCTCTTTGCTGCAAGTTGTCTGGTCATGGGATTTGCGGCACCGTTCTATGCAGGAGTGCAAACAGCTTTGGTACAGGAGAAAATCCAACCGCAGTACCTGGGACGAGTCTTCTCCTTGCTAGGGAGTGTACAGGGTCTTGCCATGCCTCTTGGGCTCATCCTGTCCGGTATGTTTGCCGATGGAATCGGGGTGAGCCGCTGGTTTCTGGTGTCGGGGATGCTGTTGTTGAGTGTGGCTATGCTTGCCTTTATGCTGCCAGCAATGAGGAAGTTGGAGTAG
- a CDS encoding carbohydrate ABC transporter permease: MKNSGKTNIPTLRKKKVLTLAEPYLFLLPALVIFGLFLYYPFLRTIFLSMFLTNKTGKPKIFVLFTDNNNYLTLFKDPSFWSSVAVTFKFVILVALGGLLVGLTSSLLTERKYLGSSFSAAVYAMPIAIASAAASMAFKMILHPTNGLLNQLMGTQINFTGDSRYALASVVGITIWLTSGINFIFISAGLRNVPGELYDSASVDGAGYWRKVFSVTIPSISPTLFFQIIINIIGAFQSFSQIKLLTEGGPGDTTNVMVWSIYKDAFRNFRFGAAAARSVILFLIVMIITIIQFRFEKKGVNY, translated from the coding sequence ATGAAGAATTCCGGCAAGACGAACATACCTACATTGAGGAAAAAGAAAGTCCTCACCCTGGCAGAACCCTACCTGTTTCTACTCCCGGCACTGGTAATATTCGGTTTGTTTCTCTATTATCCGTTTCTTCGTACGATATTCTTGAGCATGTTCCTTACCAACAAAACAGGCAAGCCGAAAATATTCGTACTCTTTACCGATAACAACAACTATCTCACCCTGTTCAAGGATCCCTCCTTCTGGTCCAGCGTCGCAGTAACCTTCAAGTTTGTCATTCTGGTTGCATTAGGCGGGCTGCTCGTTGGTCTTACCTCAAGTCTTCTGACCGAGAGAAAGTACCTCGGCTCCAGTTTTTCAGCAGCTGTCTATGCAATGCCGATTGCCATCGCATCGGCTGCTGCATCCATGGCCTTTAAAATGATTCTCCATCCCACAAACGGACTTCTGAACCAGCTGATGGGAACGCAAATCAACTTCACCGGAGACTCTCGTTATGCACTGGCATCGGTAGTAGGAATCACCATATGGCTCACCAGCGGCATCAACTTCATATTCATCAGTGCCGGCCTGAGAAATGTACCGGGAGAACTCTACGACAGCGCTTCAGTTGATGGGGCCGGGTATTGGAGGAAGGTGTTCTCCGTCACCATTCCCTCCATCTCCCCCACCCTGTTCTTTCAGATAATCATCAACATCATCGGGGCTTTCCAATCATTCAGCCAGATCAAGCTGCTGACCGAAGGAGGCCCCGGGGACACGACCAACGTCATGGTGTGGTCGATTTATAAGGATGCGTTCCGGAATTTCAGATTTGGAGCAGCTGCCGCCAGGTCGGTCATTCTCTTCTTGATTGTGATGATCATCACCATCATCCAGTTCAGATTTGAAAAGAAAGGAGTGAACTACTGA
- a CDS encoding carbohydrate ABC transporter permease: MRIASSLRRRLNNTGRFFLNIPLMLIILVPLLYTISISVMPPDEIYGNHLIPTSVKFTNYIQAFTNPYYNFPRMILNSFIVSTTVMLGQMVTCSLAAFAFSFLQFKGKKILFLGVLATMMVPGEVTIIANYLTMAGWGWLDSYRALVFPFLTSAMGIFLLRQYYLTFAKELYEAAKLDGCSNLRFLTSIVVPLSRPALGALGAYVFLNTWNQYMWPLLVTNSREYRTVQIGISMLYDIDAVSLGLMMAGVVIVIVPSLSIFVFMNKQLINGLMAGAVKG, from the coding sequence ATGCGTATTGCCTCAAGCCTGAGAAGAAGACTCAACAATACAGGACGATTTTTCCTGAACATCCCCTTGATGCTGATAATACTCGTTCCCCTGCTCTACACCATCTCGATATCGGTCATGCCACCCGATGAGATATACGGCAACCACCTGATACCGACTTCGGTCAAGTTCACCAACTACATCCAGGCGTTCACCAACCCGTACTACAACTTCCCCCGCATGATTCTCAACTCTTTCATTGTCTCAACGACAGTGATGCTCGGGCAGATGGTCACCTGCTCCCTGGCAGCATTCGCCTTCTCGTTTCTTCAATTCAAGGGGAAAAAGATTCTATTTTTGGGTGTCCTTGCCACCATGATGGTCCCTGGAGAAGTTACGATCATCGCCAACTACCTTACGATGGCCGGCTGGGGTTGGCTAGACTCCTACCGCGCCTTGGTGTTTCCCTTCCTCACCAGCGCCATGGGCATATTCCTGCTCAGGCAGTACTACCTGACTTTTGCAAAAGAACTCTATGAAGCTGCCAAGCTTGATGGCTGCTCGAATCTCCGATTCCTTACAAGCATCGTTGTCCCCCTCTCCCGCCCTGCCCTTGGCGCCCTGGGAGCATATGTGTTCCTGAATACATGGAACCAGTACATGTGGCCGCTCTTGGTTACCAACTCACGCGAGTATCGTACCGTACAGATCGGCATCTCGATGCTTTATGACATCGATGCTGTCTCCCTGGGGCTGATGATGGCCGGTGTGGTCATTGTCATCGTTCCCTCGTTGAGCATCTTCGTATTCATGAACAAGCAGCTTATCAACGGCTTGATGGCCGGTGCAGTAAAGGGATGA
- a CDS encoding ABC transporter substrate-binding protein produces MKKTLSLVLVGLLLAGSLFAGGAAEATKAAPAKPAGPVEITFWHAMGGVNGEALASMVDEFNKQYDGKIKVKYEFQGSYDDEFAKIQASGGNYPCDIIQVYDIGTRYMIDSGWILPVQEYVAKDKYDISQIEPNIAAYYTVDNTLYSMPFNSSTPLLYYNKTAFEEAGITKVPTCFEDIYEIAEKLKIVNPDGSVKRYGYGMGNYGWFFEQWIGKMGLHYVNNNNGRGKDYATAVEFDKNGGGLQIVKVWDKILKEGISPYLNMGNDDAKAAFISGSVCMIPESTAALKSLLLNVGDKFEIGVAYFPSINRNDKGGVSVGGGSLWMMDTGKQERKDATWEFLKFMVSPEMQAFWNAKTGYFPVTVAAAQTATFKENIAKYPQFQVAIDQLHSSAPQYSGALLSVFSEARQIVQNYIARLANKEVDAQGALNGMAKDINKSIETYNLVNY; encoded by the coding sequence ATGAAGAAAACGTTGAGTTTGGTTCTTGTCGGGCTCTTGCTTGCAGGGTCCCTCTTCGCAGGCGGTGCAGCAGAAGCAACCAAAGCTGCTCCTGCAAAACCTGCAGGCCCGGTTGAAATCACATTCTGGCATGCAATGGGGGGTGTAAACGGAGAAGCTCTCGCATCCATGGTCGATGAATTCAACAAGCAGTATGATGGAAAGATCAAAGTAAAGTATGAATTCCAGGGCAGCTATGACGATGAATTCGCCAAGATCCAGGCTTCCGGTGGAAACTACCCCTGCGACATCATCCAGGTGTATGATATCGGCACCCGTTACATGATCGACTCTGGTTGGATTCTTCCTGTCCAGGAGTATGTTGCAAAAGACAAGTACGACATCAGCCAGATCGAGCCGAACATTGCCGCCTACTACACGGTCGACAACACCCTGTACTCCATGCCGTTCAACAGTTCCACCCCGCTTCTCTATTACAACAAGACCGCCTTTGAAGAAGCCGGGATCACCAAGGTTCCGACCTGCTTCGAAGACATCTACGAAATCGCCGAGAAGCTGAAGATTGTCAATCCCGACGGATCGGTCAAGCGCTATGGCTACGGCATGGGTAACTACGGATGGTTCTTTGAACAGTGGATCGGCAAGATGGGCCTGCACTATGTGAACAACAACAATGGTCGCGGCAAGGATTATGCTACTGCTGTTGAATTCGACAAGAACGGCGGCGGCCTGCAGATTGTAAAGGTCTGGGACAAAATCCTCAAGGAAGGAATCTCCCCGTACCTCAACATGGGCAATGACGATGCCAAGGCAGCCTTTATTTCCGGTTCCGTGTGCATGATTCCTGAATCCACTGCTGCATTGAAGTCCCTGCTCCTCAACGTCGGTGACAAGTTCGAGATCGGCGTTGCCTACTTCCCGTCCATCAACCGCAACGACAAGGGTGGAGTATCGGTCGGCGGTGGAAGCCTGTGGATGATGGATACCGGCAAGCAGGAACGAAAGGATGCAACCTGGGAATTCCTGAAGTTCATGGTCTCTCCCGAGATGCAGGCTTTTTGGAATGCCAAGACCGGTTACTTCCCCGTAACAGTTGCAGCAGCACAGACGGCAACCTTCAAGGAAAATATTGCCAAGTATCCCCAGTTCCAGGTAGCCATCGACCAGCTGCACAGCTCTGCACCACAGTACTCCGGCGCCCTGCTGAGCGTGTTCTCCGAAGCCCGCCAGATTGTACAGAACTACATCGCCCGCCTTGCAAACAAGGAAGTGGATGCCCAAGGTGCACTCAATGGCATGGCCAAGGATATCAATAAGTCAATCGAGACGTATAACTTGGTCAACTACTAA
- a CDS encoding diguanylate cyclase domain-containing protein — MPIKRQTKAWKRNLFMLLLLVVGASVAMPVYYIFSRTQTIIIEETQSKAINLAAAMSAFLSYNIESYRPVSDAEILVEGSDLERSYLAFNEVFRQVKKQSDATFIYTSKYLDDQTSVFVLDGEDPSSVLFSPFGSRDSMDALELETLVLGVPTVTGLADDSVWGTYLSAYAPIIDNRDKTVVGLVGVDYSKDHMLVRYRRVGWILISSFTFFTLLITLALYVLIITIQDRSGIDELTRLGTKRAMMKSLRMVFNEARKSNYNFVLCMLDVNSFKAINDTYGHPVGDSVLRCIGRALIQATSNTKACFRYGGDEFAVILPETTLLQAQEMKKNMEEEIGAITIPELKGMKISASIGMAEWLPGITVETLIDLADKDLYVQKQKQKKATL; from the coding sequence ATGCCGATCAAACGCCAAACCAAGGCTTGGAAGCGTAATCTTTTCATGCTGCTCCTACTTGTCGTAGGAGCCTCCGTTGCCATGCCCGTATACTATATTTTCAGCCGTACACAAACAATCATAATCGAGGAAACTCAATCAAAGGCAATCAATCTTGCAGCAGCGATGTCAGCCTTTCTCTCCTACAACATCGAGAGCTATCGTCCCGTATCCGATGCAGAAATACTGGTCGAAGGCAGTGATCTCGAAAGATCGTATCTTGCATTCAACGAAGTGTTCAGGCAGGTCAAGAAGCAAAGTGATGCCACGTTCATCTACACCAGCAAGTATCTCGATGACCAAACCAGTGTCTTTGTCCTGGATGGAGAGGATCCTTCCTCTGTCCTCTTTTCTCCCTTCGGAAGCAGGGACAGCATGGATGCTTTGGAGCTTGAAACCCTGGTCCTTGGTGTGCCAACGGTAACCGGGCTTGCAGATGACAGTGTCTGGGGAACCTACTTGTCGGCCTATGCCCCGATCATCGACAACAGGGACAAAACGGTGGTAGGACTGGTGGGAGTGGACTACTCCAAGGACCATATGCTGGTACGGTATCGACGCGTGGGTTGGATATTGATTTCAAGCTTTACCTTCTTCACCCTCCTCATCACCCTGGCCTTGTATGTTCTCATTATTACCATCCAAGATCGCAGCGGAATCGATGAACTAACCAGATTGGGCACAAAACGTGCCATGATGAAAAGCCTTCGCATGGTGTTCAATGAGGCAAGGAAAAGCAACTATAATTTCGTCTTGTGCATGCTCGATGTAAACTCTTTCAAGGCCATCAACGACACCTACGGCCATCCCGTGGGTGATAGCGTACTGCGCTGCATCGGAAGGGCCTTGATTCAGGCGACAAGCAATACTAAGGCTTGTTTCCGGTATGGAGGCGATGAATTTGCCGTCATACTGCCCGAAACAACCCTGCTGCAGGCACAAGAAATGAAGAAGAACATGGAAGAAGAAATCGGTGCCATCACCATACCCGAGCTCAAGGGAATGAAGATATCGGCCAGCATCGGTATGGCGGAATGGCTTCCCGGCATTACCGTCGAGACGTTGATCGACCTAGCCGACAAGGACTTGTATGTGCAGAAGCAGAAGCAGAAGAAGGCTACGCTCTGA
- a CDS encoding ATP-binding protein, producing MLRDENIQWMNMEALEIGVLCFGSDYSLKFINTCAKQYLLLTEVPLSPKEILYRLQFQNVKNQTLPFTYRVKPQDLQVTVSSFSNGTDMLFIVYPDTTCVPHDLVFALDADYAITQVQGDPLQRHLRLPLDQVVGRKFPDFFSEETSSHIQSALERARDTKSRQEFQYHSPVTGDIRYFHASITFEKDSFLVGVDDISAQLKVSSAQGTILLDSAFHIVSIDHTGCTLLACDSDGMLGLDIRSVFAYEVCEGQALVACDRNTQVMKRFWISTSLLPHNGGEYWLVQFSEWQSNPPQAYSLELNNILLQFSYELMKGPLSGMPELLQHILATLGISSGSDRAYIFQCEAHWGVSNTYEWCAPGISSEKNQLQGLPCTAFPQWIKTLEQGQEIHICQVKDLPDSWQAERATLIAQHIQSILVEPIMVDRQLLGFLGFDSVVAAKQWPAEVRQLLRFFAQLLGSYFSHVRSEHALQQALEATKNLAGEREQQNLRLNALYARNSHDIRNSLSAITGMADLLQQTSLDKRQSTYVSQIRTSSFHVTHLIQDLLDFSLLSHQQPMLRGEAFSIQDVVAAAVDSVALFAGEKHLQLSYEVESVIPHQVAGDSVRLTQVLINLLHNAVKFTEVGEVSIRVSLLDLRADTTTVGMVVSDTGVGMTEQMVSRLFSAELNASSGGYGLGLGIVKQLVSAMGGRLEIESEVGRGSHFTCTITFKLPEYGSAVRLPRGRYGYVGKASPSSASLLERLQALDVDIARYDTASDALSSHCMYLLLDTDDGGVLPGPMDVKPRGLLLGTCFNRGTLALYAPSVEVLGFVLHGAATPTLAAEMKAKLSSHAALRTHVLVVDDSAIHRELLHRKLSELQVKATLAASGEAALQLLECHRFDLVFMDLHLPGLDGIETALAMLKMQPKLEIIALSATLDAAVQKRCEKAGIKRVLLKPLEDAELRMLL from the coding sequence ATGCTCCGGGATGAAAATATCCAGTGGATGAATATGGAAGCACTTGAAATAGGGGTGCTGTGTTTCGGCTCAGATTATTCACTGAAATTCATCAATACCTGTGCAAAGCAGTATTTGCTTCTGACTGAAGTACCATTGTCCCCAAAGGAAATACTGTATCGTCTTCAATTCCAGAATGTGAAAAACCAGACTCTCCCGTTCACCTATAGAGTCAAACCACAGGACCTTCAGGTGACAGTCTCTTCTTTTTCCAATGGAACGGATATGCTGTTCATCGTCTATCCCGACACCACGTGCGTCCCACACGATTTGGTGTTTGCCTTGGATGCCGATTATGCCATCACGCAAGTACAGGGCGATCCCCTGCAACGCCATCTTCGCCTGCCGCTCGACCAGGTTGTCGGCAGGAAATTCCCAGACTTTTTCAGCGAGGAGACATCTTCACATATTCAAAGTGCCCTTGAGCGTGCGAGAGATACAAAAAGCAGGCAGGAATTTCAATATCACTCCCCGGTTACCGGAGATATTCGTTACTTTCACGCAAGTATCACGTTTGAGAAGGACTCCTTTCTGGTCGGTGTTGATGACATTTCCGCACAGCTCAAGGTTTCTTCAGCTCAGGGAACAATACTGCTCGATTCCGCTTTCCACATCGTGAGCATCGATCACACTGGGTGTACATTGCTTGCTTGTGACAGTGACGGGATGCTTGGTTTGGATATTCGCTCTGTATTCGCGTATGAGGTCTGTGAAGGTCAGGCACTTGTTGCCTGCGATCGAAATACTCAAGTGATGAAACGGTTTTGGATCTCTACATCCTTGCTTCCTCATAACGGGGGAGAGTATTGGCTTGTTCAGTTCTCTGAGTGGCAGTCCAATCCACCGCAGGCGTACAGCCTTGAGCTGAACAACATCCTGTTGCAGTTCTCCTATGAGTTGATGAAAGGGCCGCTGTCAGGGATGCCTGAGCTGTTGCAGCACATTCTTGCAACGCTTGGAATCTCCAGCGGTTCCGATCGTGCCTATATTTTCCAATGCGAAGCTCATTGGGGGGTGTCGAATACCTATGAATGGTGTGCGCCAGGCATATCCAGTGAGAAGAACCAGCTGCAAGGCCTGCCTTGTACGGCATTCCCTCAGTGGATCAAGACATTGGAACAGGGGCAGGAGATTCACATCTGTCAGGTGAAGGACCTTCCTGATTCCTGGCAGGCCGAACGAGCCACGCTGATTGCCCAGCACATCCAGTCGATTTTGGTTGAGCCCATCATGGTAGATCGGCAACTGCTTGGTTTCCTGGGTTTCGATTCGGTTGTTGCAGCCAAACAATGGCCGGCCGAAGTACGCCAACTGCTGCGGTTTTTCGCCCAGCTGCTCGGCTCTTATTTCTCCCATGTCCGTTCGGAGCACGCTCTGCAGCAGGCTTTGGAAGCCACCAAGAACCTGGCAGGAGAGAGGGAACAGCAAAATCTTCGCTTGAATGCATTATATGCACGAAACAGTCATGATATCCGCAACAGCTTGTCGGCGATTACGGGGATGGCCGATCTGCTTCAGCAAACCTCCTTGGACAAGCGGCAGTCCACCTATGTCTCGCAAATCAGGACCAGCAGTTTCCATGTAACACATCTCATCCAGGATTTGCTCGACTTCTCCCTGCTTTCCCATCAACAGCCTATGTTGAGAGGCGAAGCTTTCAGCATCCAGGATGTGGTTGCTGCAGCCGTAGACTCGGTAGCCTTGTTCGCCGGTGAGAAGCACTTGCAGCTTTCCTATGAAGTAGAGAGTGTAATACCCCACCAGGTGGCAGGTGACTCGGTCCGCCTCACGCAGGTGTTGATAAATTTGCTGCATAATGCTGTCAAGTTCACCGAGGTCGGAGAGGTATCCATACGGGTATCCCTTCTGGACCTTCGTGCGGATACAACCACGGTAGGCATGGTGGTGAGCGATACTGGCGTCGGTATGACCGAACAGATGGTCAGTCGGCTGTTCTCTGCAGAATTGAATGCCTCTTCCGGGGGCTATGGATTGGGCTTGGGCATTGTCAAGCAACTGGTGTCAGCCATGGGCGGGAGGCTGGAAATTGAGAGTGAGGTGGGTCGGGGCTCACACTTTACCTGCACGATTACCTTCAAGTTGCCGGAGTATGGAAGTGCTGTGAGGTTGCCTCGCGGCAGGTATGGATACGTCGGCAAAGCATCTCCTTCCTCAGCCTCCTTGCTCGAGCGCCTGCAGGCATTGGATGTGGACATTGCTCGCTATGATACCGCCTCTGATGCCTTGTCCTCGCACTGTATGTATCTCCTGCTTGATACTGATGATGGTGGTGTGCTGCCGGGACCCATGGATGTGAAGCCCCGCGGCCTCTTGCTCGGCACGTGCTTCAACCGTGGTACGCTTGCACTCTATGCCCCAAGCGTCGAAGTTTTAGGCTTTGTACTCCATGGGGCTGCCACCCCGACACTTGCAGCGGAAATGAAGGCAAAATTGTCTTCGCATGCTGCCTTGAGAACCCATGTGCTGGTGGTTGACGATTCTGCCATTCACCGCGAGCTTTTACACAGGAAACTGAGTGAGTTGCAGGTCAAAGCGACGCTTGCTGCAAGTGGCGAGGCTGCATTGCAGTTGCTTGAGTGCCACCGTTTCGATCTCGTCTTCATGGACCTGCATCTGCCGGGTTTGGATGGGATTGAAACGGCTCTGGCTATGCTGAAGATGCAACCGAAACTGGAAATCATCGCCCTCTCTGCTACACTTGACGCTGCAGTGCAAAAACGGTGTGAGAAAGCGGGTATCAAGAGGGTTTTGCTGAAGCCTCTTGAAGATGCAGAACTTCGCATGCTCTTGTAA
- a CDS encoding response regulator → MISIAVVEDHALFRKGLISMLERESDIRVVSEYCDGREFLQSLEYDNLAAIDLIFLDIALPWKNGLEVLQELQQKIPDHPPVCILSMYPEVFYLKESKALGARGYLNKNVEYDVLKQAIDAILQGNTFFAKKESGKQQIGELENLSERELEVFKLLAHGYTVKEIGFELKISIKSVSTYKSRLMQKLGVDSVLELYKLAVMH, encoded by the coding sequence ATGATTAGTATTGCCGTAGTGGAAGATCACGCTCTGTTCAGAAAGGGTTTGATCTCCATGCTTGAACGAGAATCCGATATCCGTGTAGTTTCAGAATACTGTGATGGACGCGAATTTTTGCAATCGCTTGAATATGACAATTTGGCTGCAATCGATCTGATTTTTCTGGATATTGCATTGCCCTGGAAGAATGGTCTGGAAGTGTTGCAGGAGTTGCAACAAAAAATCCCCGACCATCCTCCTGTTTGCATATTGAGCATGTATCCGGAGGTGTTCTATCTCAAGGAATCAAAAGCACTTGGGGCAAGAGGGTATCTGAACAAGAATGTTGAGTATGATGTTCTGAAGCAGGCGATCGACGCAATACTGCAAGGGAATACGTTCTTTGCGAAGAAGGAGAGCGGCAAGCAGCAAATCGGGGAGCTTGAGAATTTGAGTGAACGGGAACTCGAAGTATTCAAGCTGCTGGCACACGGCTATACGGTGAAGGAGATTGGATTTGAGTTGAAAATCTCAATCAAGTCGGTGAGTACCTACAAAAGCCGACTCATGCAGAAACTCGGTGTTGATTCCGTGCTTGAGTTGTACAAACTGGCAGTCATGCATTGA